In Cherax quadricarinatus isolate ZL_2023a chromosome 77, ASM3850222v1, whole genome shotgun sequence, the DNA window CCCATAGCTATGACAAAGATATGCTAACAGATCTAGCACTAAGGGACCTAGCTACCCATGGCTATGACAAATATATGTTAGCAGGTCTAGCACTAAGACAGCTAGCTACCCATGGCTATGACAAGGATATGTTAGCAGGTCTAGCACTAAGGGAGCTAGCTACCCATGGCTATGACAAAGATATGCGAGCAGGTCTAGCACAAAGGGAGCTAGCTACCCATGGCTATAACAAAGATATGTTAGCAGGTCTGGCAATAAGGGAGCTAGCAATCCATTGCTATGAGAAAGATATGTTAGCTGGTCTAGCACTACGAGTGCTAGATACCCATGGCTATAACAAGATATGTTAGCAAGTCTAGCACTAAGGAAGCTAGCTACCCATCGCTATGACAAAGATATATTAGCAGGTCTTGCAATAAGGGAGCTAGCTATCCATTGCTATGACAAAGATATGTTAGCAGGTCTAGCACCATAGGAGCTAGCTATCCATTGCAATGAGAAAGATATGCTAGCAGGTCTAGCACTAAGGGAGCTAGCTATCTATGGCTATGACAAAGATATGTTAGCAGATCTAGCACTAGGGGAGCTAGCTACCCATCGCTATGACAAAGATATATTAGCAGGTCTTGCAATAAGGGAGCTAGCTATCCATGGCTATGACAAAAATATGTTAGCAGGTCTAGCACTAAGGGAGCTAGCTACCCATGGCTATGACAAAGATATGTTAGCAGGTCTAGCACTAAGGTAGCTAGCTACCCATGGCTATGACAAAGATATGTTAGCAGGTCTAGCACTAAGGTAGCTAGCTACCCATGGCTATGACAAAGATATATTAGCATGTCTAGCACTGAGGGAGCTAGCTACCCATGGTTATGACAAAGATATATTAACAGGTCTAGCACTAAGGGAGCTAGCTACCCATGGCTATGACAAAGATATGTTAGCAGGTCTAGCACTAAGGAAGCTAGCTATCCATGGCTATAACAAAGATATGTTAGCAGATCTAGCACTAAGGTAGCTAGCTACCCATGGCTATGACAAAGATATGTTAGCAGGTATAGCACTAAAGGAGCTAACTACCAATGGCTATGACAAAGATATGTTAGCAGGTCTAGCACCAAGGTAGCTAGCTACCCATGGCTATGACAAAGATATGTTAGCAGGTCTAGCAATAAGGGAGCTAGCTACCCATATCTATAACAAAGATATATTAGCAGGTCTAGCACTGAGAGAGGTAGCTACCCATGGCTATGACAAAGATATGATAGCAGGTCTAGCAataagggagctaggtacccatgGCTATGAAAAAGATATGCGAGCAATGTCTAACACTAAGCTAGCTAGCTATTCATGGCTATGACAAAAATATGTTAGCAGGACTAGCACTATGGGAGGTAGCTACCCATGGCTATGACAAAGATATGTTAGCAGGTCTAGCACTAACACAGCTAGCTACCCATGGCTATGACAAAGATATGTTAGCAGGTCTAGCACTAAGGGAGCTAGCTACCCATGGCTATGACAAAGATATGTGAGCAGGTCTAGCATTAAGGGAGCTAGCTACCCAAGGCTATGACAAAGATATGTTAGCAGGTCTGGCACTAAGGGAGCTAGCTACCCATAGCTATGACAAAGATATGTTAGAAGGTCTAGCACTAAGGAAGCTAGCTATCCATGGCTGTGACAAAGATAAGTTAGCACATCTAGCACTAAGGTAGCTAACTACCCATGGCTATGACAAAGATATGTTAGCAGGTCTAGCAATAAGGGAGCTAGCTACCTATATCTATAACAAAGATTTATTAGCAGGTCTAGCACTAAGAGAGCTAGCTACCCATGGCTATGACAAAGATATGATAGCAGGTCTAGTAATAAAGGAGCTAGCTACCCATGGCTATGAAAAAGATATGCGAGCAATGTCTAACACTAAGGTAGCTAGCTATTCATGGCTATGACAAAAATATGTTAGCAGGACTAGCACTAAGGGAGCTAGCTACCCTTGGCTATGACAAAGATATGTTAGCAAGTCTAGCACTAAGGGAGTTAGCTACCCATAGCTATGACAAAGATATGCTAACAGATCTAGCACTAAGGGACCTAGCTACCCATGGCTATGACAAATATATGTTAGCAGGTCTAGCACTAAGACAGCTAGCTACCCATGGCTATGACAAGGATATGTTAGCAGGTCTAGCACTAAGGGAGCTAGCTACCCATGGCTATGACAAAGATATGTTATCAGGTCTAGCACTAAGGGAGCTAGCTACCCATGGCTATGACAAAAATATGCTAGTAGGTCTAGCAAAAGGGAGCTAGCTACCCATGGCTATAACAAAGATATGTTAGCAGGTCTGGCAATAAGGGAGCTAGCAATCCATTGCTATGAGAAAGATATGTTAGCTGGTCTAGCACTACGAGTGCTAGATACCCATGGCTATAACAAGATATGTTAGCAGGTCTAGCACTAAGGAAGCTAGCTACCCATCGCTATGACAAAGATATATTAGCAGGTCTTGCAATAAGGGAGCTAGCTATCCATTGCTATGACAAAGATATGTTAGCAGGTCTAGCACCATAGGAGCTAGCTATCCATTGCAATGAGAAAGATATGCTAGCAGGTCTAGCACTAAGGGAGCTAGCTATCTATGGCTATGACAAAGATATGTTAGCAGATCTAGCACTAGGGGAGCTAGCTACCCATCGCTATGACAAAGATATATTAGCAGGTCTTGCAATAAGGGAGCTAGCTATCCATGGCTATGACAAAAATATGTTAGCAGGTCTAGCACTAAGGGAGCTAGCTACCCATGGCTATGACAAAGATATGTTAGCAGGTCTAGCACTAAGGTAGCTAGCTACCCATGGCTATGACAAAGATATGTTAGCAGGTCTAGCACTAAGGTAGCTAGCTACCCATGGCTATGACAAAGATATATTAGCATGTCTAGCACTAAGGGAGCTAGCTACCCATGGTTATGACAAAGATATGTTAACAGGTCTAGCACTAAGGGAGCTAGCTACCCATGGCTATGACAAAGATATGTTAGCAGGTCTAGCACTAAGGAAGCTAGCTATCCATGGCTATAACGAAGATATGTTAGCAGATCTAGCACTAAGGTAGCTAGCTACCCATGGCTATGACAAAGATATGTTAGCAGGTATAGCACTAAAGGAGCTAACTACCAATGGCTATGACAAAGATATGTTAGCAGGTCTAGCACCAAGGTAGCTAGCTACCCATGGCTATGACAAAGATATGTTAGCAGGTCTAGCAATAAGGGAGCTAGCTACCCATATCTATAACAAAGATATATTAGCAGGTCTAGCACTGGGAGAGGTAGCTACCCATGGCTATGACAAAGATATGATAGCAGGTCTAGCAataagggagctaggtacccatgGCTATGAAAAAGATATGCGAGCAATGTCTAACACTAAGCTAGCTAGCTATTCATGGCTATGACAAAAATATGTTAGCAGGACTAGCACTATGGGAGGTAGCTACCCATGGCTATGACAAAGATATGTTAGCAGGTCTAGCACTAACACAGCTAGCTACCCATGGCTATGACAAAGATATGTTAGCAGGTCTAGCACTAAGGGAGCTAGCTACCCATGGCTATGACAAAGATATGCGAGCAGGTCTAGCATTAAGGGAGCTAGCTACCCAAGGCTATGACAAAGATATGTTAGCAGGTCTGGCACTAAGGGAGCTAGCTACCCATGGCTATGACAAAAATATGCTAGTAGGTCTAGCAAAAGGGAGCTAGCTACCCATGGCTATGACAAAGATATGCTAGCAGGTCTAGAACTATGGGAGGTAGCTATCCATTACTGTGAGAAAGATATGTTAGCAGGTCTAGCACTATGGGAGCTAGCTATCCATTGCTATGAGAAAGATATGTTAGCAGGTCTAGCACTAATGGAGCTAGCTATCCATGGTTATGACAAAGATATGCTAGAAGGTCTAGCATTATGGGAGCTAGCTATCCATGGCTATGACAAAGATATGCTAGCAGGTCTAGCACTATGGGAGATAGCTTCCCATGGCTATGTGAAAGATATGCTAGCAGGTGTAGCACTATGGGAGCTAGCTATCCATGGCTATGTCAAAGATATGCTGGCAGGTCTAGCACTGAGGGAGCTAGCTTCTCATGGCTATGACAAAGATATGTTAGCAGGTCTAGCACTAAGGGAGCTAGCTATCCATGGCTATGACAAAGCATTCTTTAAAGATGTCCTTGAATTTGAAAAAGTTGATGAGAAGCTTAGTGAACTCGACAAACTCTAGGCGAAATGGTGGATTCTGTTGTTGCCCAAAGCTATACAAGAAAAAATTTTTTGGTTGGATGAGAAAAGGCAGGTGGCTGCGTCACCTTGGACCTTGTCCACCAGGTGGAGAGGGCAGGAAGGTCCACCAGGTAAGGAGGTCAGGAAGGAAGTATAAATGCGCTAGCTTCATGCTGTTCCTCACACATCATCAACCAGCAAGATGAAGTTCCTCCTCATTCTTCTTCCCTTCCTCGCCCTCACATGGTAACTATGCTACACTAAATTATTATTGTAACTATGTTCATGGGGAACTGTTAAACCCGCAAAAGTTATAAAACTCCTCGGAACTAGGAGGTAATAAGCTTTCCTCCGAGGAAGAGGGTTTTTCTTTGACCATCCTTAACTTATATCAAGGCTCCGTTCTCGACGTGTGACACATTACAACACTATCTTCTGTTATTTTTAAACCTTTGTTGTAAAAGATATTAACTTGGTTTGGCTAAGACAGAAAAGCATTATATCCCACTGACAAagaatcgagccttcaccactctTTCTCTGAAGACCCACACGGGTGTTCCGCTTCGCGTATTAGGAAGAAATGTAGTCTACTATGTAAGGATTCTTATTCTGATACATGAGGAAGAATTACACACATATGCaatatctgagtatctttatttgtagacgcctcgccatccagtggcttaaacaatacaaattcaaggatgtAATGGGAAGTCTGTAGAACTATTCATGAGACGCATGTAAACAATAAATCTGATGGTAATGTAGTTATTTTTTGGGTTACTGAATGGTAATGCATTTACTGAACTAAAGCTAAAGAGCAAGTAATCTTATAAAGAATTTTAACGAAATATAATTCACGGAATTCTCTCGTCACGCAGCTTTGTTACAATGATTCTTAAAATGAAGAAGTCGCAAGTATCTCACGCGGCACAGTTGTCATTAACTTTTAAAGAAATTACATTTTAAAAATCTGAGAGGTCTTTGGCAAAAATATTATCGAGTCTTCAAGAAGCTAaattaatttagtcccttataaaaaaatactttcattttAATTAATGTGAGAAACATTCATAATCTGTCTTCACCAAAGTTTCCCCACCATAAAACACTGATGGAACCTTAAACCTATTTCAGTAAGTCACTTTCATAGGGATAAACAGGGACTTTTCATCTATAAAATGACAAGTAAATAAGCAGCTTCTCcttctaatattactactactactactattattactaataccattgctactactactactactactactactacttctactactacaggGCTCAGCAACAAGAATGCCAATGTGGTGGCTTCGTCAGTGAGCCTAATGGAGAGATTGAAGTGGTACCCTTCCCTCCAGAACCAGTGGAAAACTGTGAAGCTTCTGAGGAGTGTGCAGCCTTTTGCGAGGAAGAGGTTAGATGCTCAAAATTTCTCTTTATATCTaacatgtgcatatatatatatatatatatatatatatatatatatatatatatatatatatatatatatatatatatatatatatatatatatataatcatgctTTTATTTCTCGCATTACCAAGGCAtcgtgagaaatcacaaaaacgGTTTTAAATTCACTATTTTCTCCACAGTAGATATTTTGTATATCGTAAGATCACCTATTTACTGCGATCtaatagtatatatatttatatatatatatatatatatatatatatatatatatatatatatttatatatatatacatataatcagAAAGATCATAGGATGATCAGCCTACTTTATAGATTGCTAATATCACCTTTTCGTTCTCATttcatgaataatataataagtaAAGATGTAAAAATGTTTAAGTCACTGTGTGGGTAAATTGAAAGTTTTTCCCCTGGTTAAAATATCTGAATTGCATCCTGTTAAATATACTATTGTCTACTAGACGTGTAAATCTAAAATAGATGTTCAATGGAAATTTATATTCATTTACAGTGGAACGCGATAACCGGCAACGGAGATTTGGATACTGTGTTAGAGAACGGAGAGACGCTCGGGCAGAGCATATGTCAAGAACTGGCTCATCAAGGACATAATAACTTCGGCCCAGCAGAGGTAAGTCTTGAGGAAGACAGCACTGCATAGCAAGTTTGAAGAGAGTACAGAACACACAATAAACTGCGTAATTAGCATGCAATCATGACTTGCACGACACTAGGATATTCTTGATGAAGGGAAGGTCTATCACGCTGGTCACTTTGTTAGTTGATCAACTGACGAATGTCCCAGTGTACCCAAGTGTACCCAATGCCTAAATTGAAAATTTCTCCGTTACAGATGCCCCTTTTGACCTGTGACAGCCGTATTGGGCTTACACAGGTCAAAAGGGAATCCAAAACAATACCCACTTAGCAATAATGTCTACAATCTGTCAGTCTGTTAAGCATATGAAAGTGatttttaacattaatgaaataacTGACTTAATAAAAATGAGTTTCAGTTAAGTTTTTAAATAAGTGATGATTGCTGGAAAATGAGAGTCACGATCACAACAAACTATCACGAAGTCTCAATGAAACTACCACCTTGACTAGTGTTAACTGTAGGTTATAAAAATATAAGAGTACAATGGCTGGGCGTGAATATGACCTGCTTAggaagggccagtaggccttgcAGTGCTATTCAAGACTCGTTCTTTATGCTTTTATGATATACACTTTGTAACTGTCTCCAACAGGTGTACCTGTACTACAGAGTGTGTGAAGGTCCCTGGCAGTATGATGGGGTACAAACAACAGCGCTGTTGTGTTGTACCGGCGGTCAATACCATGCATGTGACGGACCACCACCTGCATCTCTTTAAATATTAACTAACAGCTCAAGTGTCTACTCAAGGATTTTGCAGTAAAGGCACTTACTAGAGCATTTATTGGAGTACGTCTTGCTCTAGCGTGAGCTTTGTTATGTGTAAGAGTTATCGGCTACAGCAATGGAGAAACAGAGGACGCATAGGAAGAACATGAGATCATCTGTTATACAAACACCATTGAAGAAAATCAGGAAACTGTTCAGAAACATTCATCCTCTTCTGCTGCTCAAAGTTCAGCTGTGTTCGTCAACTTACACTTGCTGTTACACCTGCTGTGACACCTGTTGTGACACTTATGGTTACAGAAAAGTAAAATTGTGTCCTTTAAGCGCTTAATAAAGCCCACAAATGTTCAGAAATATTTTCCAATAAAgatttcatttaaaaaatgttGTTTTGTTTCCATATTTGTTAttcatttgataaattagacacatgtgcaactcttgggtattgttaggtaagacacatatgcaacagttaggtatctttatttcgaaacgtttcgcctacacagtaggcttcttcagtcgagtacagaaaagttgatagaagcagaagatacttgaagacgatgtaatcagtaaatcacccttaaagttttgaggtggtcagtccctcagtctggagaagagcattgttccgttgtctgaaacaatatgaagttgaagtgacagaatggggccttatatggtgccaggaggtgagacgtaggttgctttgggagggcaggtccctctcaaacccagccgttctcactagtagaagttgtcgaagttgatggtctgtaccaagatacccttgtgttgcagtgtctgacagaatgaacattgaaatggtataaaataccgacagattgttaggtaagacacatatgcaacagttaggtatctttatttcgaaacgtttcgcctacacagtaggcttcttcagtcgagtacagaaaagttgatagaagcagaagatacttgaagacgatgtaatcagtccatcacccttaaagttttgaggtggtcagtccctcagtctggagaagagcattgttccgttgtctgaaacaatatgaagttgaagtgacagaatggggccttatatggtgccaggaggtgagacgtaggttgctttgggagggcaggtccctctcaaacccagccgttctcactagtagaagttgtcgaagttgatggtctgtaccaagatacccttgtgttgcagtgtctgacagaatgaacattgaaatggtataaaataccgacagattgttaggtaagacacatatgcaacagttaggtatctttatttcaggtgatggactgattacatcgtcttcaagtatcttctgcttctatcaacttttctgtactcgactgaagaagcctactgtgtaggcgaaacgtttcgaaataaagatacctaactgttgcatatgtgtcttacctaacaatctgtcggtattttataccatttcaatgttcattctgtcagacactgcaacacaagggtatcttggtacagaccatcaacttcgacaacttctactagtgagaacggctgggtttgagagggacctgccctcccaaagcaacctacgtctcacctcctggcaccatataaggccccattctgtcacttcaacttcatattgtttcagacaacggaacaatgctcttctccagactgagggactgaccacctcaaaactttaagggtgatggactgattacatcgtcttcaagtatcttctgcttctatcaacttttctgtactcgactgaagaagcctactgtgtaggcgaaacgtttcgaaataaagatacctaactgttgcatatgtgtcttacctaacaatctgtcggtattttataccatttcaatgttcattctgtcagacactgcaacacaagggtatcttggtacagaccatcaacttcgacaacttctactagtgtgaacggctgggtttgagagggacctgccctcccaaagcaacctacgtctcacctcctggcaccatataaggccccattctgtcacttcaacttcatattgtttcagacaacggaacaatgctcttctccagactgagggactgaccacctcaaaactttaagggtgatggactgattacatcgtcttcaagtatcttctgcttctatcaacttttctgtactcgactgaagaagcctactgtgtaggcgaaacgtttcgaaataaagatacctaactgttgcatatgtgtcttacctaacaatctgtcggtattttataccatttcaatgttcattctgtcagacactgcaacacaagggtatcttggtacagaccatcaacttcgacaacttctactagtgagaacggctgggtttgagagggacctgccctcccaaagcaacctacgtctcacctcctggcaccatataaggccccattctgtcacttcaacttcatattgtttcagacaacggaacaatgctcttctccagactgagggactgaccacctcaaaactttaagggtgatggactgattacatcgtcttcaagtatcttctgcttctatcaacttttctgtactcgactgaagaagcctactgtgtaggcgaaacgtttcgaaataaagatacctaactgttgcatatgtgtcttacctaacaatctgtcggtattttataccatttcaatgttcattctgtcagacactgcaacacaagggtatcttggtacagaccatcaacttcgacaacttctactagtgtgaacggctgggtttgagagggacctgccctcccaaagcaacctacgtctcacctcctggcaccatataaggccccattctgtcacttcaacttcatattgtttcagacaacggaacaatgctcttctccagactgagggactgaccacctcaaaactttaagggtgatggactgattacatcgtcttcaagtatcttctgcttctatcaacttttctgtactcgactgaagaagcctactgtgtaggcgaaacgtttcgaaataaagatacctaactgttgcatatgtgtcttacctaacaatctgtcggtattttataccatttcaatgttcaactcttgggtatctttattgaggaaacgtttcgccacacagtggcttcatcagtccatacaaaggagaatcttgaagaacaggaggagaatgaggtaatcagtccctcaaccttgagtcgatgtggtcagtccatcaatcttgaatagaatacggcatacgtgctgagaagcagcttataaaccgttggcaggagaggtgcagaagtcataggtcgtgtaacattggttcaatgttgaagtaggtcgtgcttgATACTTCACCCAAACAAACCCACATGTAGCCAATGGCTACAtgtggttttctaacagagttgtagatgcgtggaacagtcttcccagtggggtgatagaggctaggaccttgggtagctttaagaagagactggacaaatatatgagtggaaggggctgggtttgattggtgttaaggggtacgggagttatttcttgagtagctttaggtagatgtcgttttgataaggacctgcctcgtatgggccagtaggccttctgcagtgttcctacattcttatgttcttatgttcttctcatgggtcagtaggcctgctgcagtgttcctttttttcttatgttcttatgtcggaTTCTCATTAGGGTCTTTTACAGCAGACTAGAAAACGTATTTCACTGCTACTTTATTATTCAATAAAAATTATTAAACTGGGCCTCGAGGACGTGATGACCAGTTCATTAACTACTTTAGAGATTCGTAGTTTTCACTGTGGCATTTTAGGATTAACTGTAGTTTTCAAGTTAAAAATTAAACACTCCAAAACTACTTATGTGGCAGAGCCATCACGGCACTTCCCACCTTCCCACTGAGGTTTATTATCCCGGAGAACAACAAACATTCATTATCACTCGTTCACTAAGTCTCTTGAAGTGAAGTGAGTAGACATCTCTGTACAAGAACCCTCCGCATAGTAACATTCCCaaccctctttcagagtgcaggtactgtacttatcacttccagaactgcaacattcccacccgtCCTtttaagtgcaggcactgtacttaccacagcctcccatcaagcattaggggaattgccaataaacccctggctgccttcaagggagagctggacagatacctaaagtcagtgccggatcagctgggctgtggctcgtacgttggactgtgtgcggccagcagtaacagcctagttgatcaggccctgatccatcgggaggcctggtcatgggccgggccgcgggggcgttgatccccggaatgacctccaggtaacctctaggTAACCACACTTTATCACCTCAATCATTTCATCTCCGACTTGTCCCTTCTCGTACCGCATCATGTTCTTTCCTGCTCAACACGTGAAATTATTTCTCTCCTTTCATCACAGGTTTTAAACAAATCCTCCACGTATTCTCTCTATCTATACAATACCTCCATTTTCCCCTATAACATCTCAGTCTTTTCTGTCTTCATCTGGGTCTCTACTTTCCTTCGACAAGTTTTCACAAATACTTCTTAAGGTGCCGTGACTCCCATGAATCGACGCCTAAAGATCTACTTTGCTGCTATGCAATACTTTCTCCCAACGGACCTAACAGGCAGATGGCAAAAAGCTAAGCAAGTGCAGGTGACTTATGCACTAGTAATGATACTTTAGGTGACCTGACACATCAATGACAACACCCTCCAAGGTGGCACAAATTCTAATGCTGCTGTGGTCAGACATAGGTATTTTACTGATATTTTTTCTGAActcaccggccgtctcccaccgaggcagggtgagccgaaaaagaaaaaacaataaagttttcttcttttttatatttagtaatt includes these proteins:
- the LOC138850942 gene encoding uncharacterized protein, whose translation is MKFLLILLPFLALTWAQQQECQCGGFVSEPNGEIEVVPFPPEPVENCEASEECAAFCEEEWNAITGNGDLDTVLENGETLGQSICQELAHQGHNNFGPAEVYLYYRVCEGPWQYDGVQTTALLCCTGGQYHACDGPPPASL